Part of the Brevibacillus brevis genome is shown below.
TGTGGCTGATCGGTCAGGCCTGTAAATACGGCATTGCCGGAAAGAATCAGATCTGCGATTTGTTTTGTCATGACGCATCGTTCCTCTCATTATGGTGATATATGTCCTCCCTCGTGATCAAGCTTCCTCAATCGCGAGCTCGGGAGGTGGTTGTCTAAACATCTTCGTCAGGTTCAACAGGTACAAAAATCCTAAGGCAAGCCAGATCCCGCCCAAAATCAGCGAGTGAATGTCCAGCTTCAGCCAAAACAATCCGGTGAGGCAGGCGCCAATGAATGGAAGGAGGAAATACCGAATAGTCCCCTTCAAGGACCGCTGCTTTTCCCGAATGAAATAGTGGGAGATCACAGACAGATTCACGAACGTAAAAGCGAAAAAGGCACCGAAGCTGATGAGCGATACGGCCGTCGTCAGATTCAGGAAGATGGCGGATAGCGCGACGCATCCAATCAGCAGCAGGTTGAACACAGGTGTCTGGTAGGTGGGCGAAAGATAGCCGAATACTTTGGCGGGAAGCACACGCTCACGTCCCATCGCATATAAAATGCGGGAGGCGCTTGTCCCTGACGCAACAGCGGATGAAAAGCTGGACATGATCCCTTCGGCCAGAACATAGCTGGTCAAAAAGTTTCCCCCGATATGAAAGGCGATCTCCATATAAGCCGCTTCCGGGTTTTGAAAGGATTGGTAGTCCGGCCAAACCAGCTGCAGAAAATAGGAGCCGGTCATATAGTAGATCCCGCCAATGACGGTGATGAGATAAATGGCCCGGGGAAGCGATTTTTGAGGGTTCTTCGTCTC
Proteins encoded:
- a CDS encoding APC family permease; protein product: MSNTGSPTLKRSLSLKYVVFFGLAFMAPTTMFSTYGVAVHTTNGMIPTAYLVALIVMLFTAYSYAQMVKALPNAGAAYTFTQKSLSPHIGFLVGWTILLDYVLSPMISALLLGIAMEAYFPSIPMYIWIIGFIVTVTTVNILGITVAAKFNTGLLFLQFGTLVLFVAFSIQGLLNGKGAGTLLSSLPFIDPHVNMSDFMAVIPLLCFSFLGFDAVTTLSEETKNPQKSLPRAIYLITVIGGIYYMTGSYFLQLVWPDYQSFQNPEAAYMEIAFHIGGNFLTSYVLAEGIMSSFSSAVASGTSASRILYAMGRERVLPAKVFGYLSPTYQTPVFNLLLIGCVALSAIFLNLTTAVSLISFGAFFAFTFVNLSVISHYFIREKQRSLKGTIRYFLLPFIGACLTGLFWLKLDIHSLILGGIWLALGFLYLLNLTKMFRQPPPELAIEEA